Proteins from one Elephas maximus indicus isolate mEleMax1 chromosome 12, mEleMax1 primary haplotype, whole genome shotgun sequence genomic window:
- the LOC126087512 gene encoding histone H2A-beta, sperm-like, with amino-acid sequence MTGKRRHRNCHRRRKRVNSRCAQARLRFPKSCMNHLLREGHYSHRLSSSTPDFLAAILEYLISSILELADNEARNDCRKRITPQDVDMAVCNHPELSRLFRNASISQVNKMP; translated from the coding sequence ATGACAGGGAAAAGAAGACATCGGAACTGCCATAGGCGTAGGAAGCGGGTTAACTCTCGCTGTGCACAAGCTAGGCTGCGGTTCCCCAAGAGTTGCATGAACCACCTTCTGAGAGAGGGCCACTACTCCCACCGCCTGTCTTCATCTACACCTGATTTCCTCGCTGCCATTCTTGAGTACCTGATATCCAGCATCCTGGAGCTGGCAGACAACGAAGCCCGCAATGACTGCAGAAAACGTATCACCCCGCAAGATGTGGACATGGCCGTGTGCAATCACCCTGAGCTCAGCCGCCTGTTCAGGAATGCAAGCATCTCTCAGGTCAATAAGATGCCCTGA